One stretch of Rhizophagus irregularis chromosome 6, complete sequence DNA includes these proteins:
- a CDS encoding uncharacterized protein (SECRETED:cutsite_TNS-EL; SECRETED:prob_0.6009); SECRETED:SignalP(1-19), translating to MKLIFFLLLLTFFAAVTNSELFAADRSASVTVINKSKIKLWLSSYELKKGAWETYPPVSIHPWSKGQWKSKSDSILTGTEGGTTYESVHGNFGFYWYVPYYGANLYNSSCPEKYECSCSGGDGSNAEVTFTVRKI from the exons atgaagcttattttctttttactcCTCTTGACTTTCTTTGCCGCCGTTACTaa TTCCGAACTATTTGCTGCAGATAGAAGTGCTTCGGTtacagtaattaataaaagtaaaattaaattatggcTCTCATCTTACGAATTAAAAAAAGGGGCATGGGAAACATACCCACCAGTAAGCATACATCCTTGGAGTAAGGGCCAATGGAAAAGCAAATCCGATAGTATCCTGACCGGGACAGAAGGCGGAACAACTTATGAAAGTGTTCATGGCAATTTTGGTTTTTATTGGTATGTTCCCTATTATGGTGCTAATCTCTATAATTCTAGTTGTCCAGAGAAGTATGAATGTAGTTGCTCGGGGGGAGATGGTAGTAATGCGGAAGTAACGTTTACtgttagaaaaatttag